The following are encoded together in the Adhaeribacter arboris genome:
- a CDS encoding dienelactone hydrolase family protein, which yields MSDIKKEDIKQEVFDLYDDYAHNRVDRREFMQKLSAYAVGGLTVASLMSFLMPDYKGGIQIKADDSRLKSEYVNYSSTKGGGTIKALLSRPADAKKKLGGIIVVHENRGLNPHIEDVARRAALAGFISIAPDALTPLGGYPGNDDQGRELQSKRDRNEMLEDFIAAYDYLKNNKDCNGKVGVVGFCFGGWIANMMAVRIPDLAAAVPFYGGQPEVADVPKIKAPLLLHYAALDTRVNEGWPAYEKALKENKKEYTAYMYENANHGFHNDTTPRYDKAAAELAWKRTIDFFNTKLK from the coding sequence ATGAGCGACATAAAAAAAGAAGACATCAAACAAGAAGTATTTGACCTTTATGATGATTACGCGCATAACCGGGTAGACCGGCGGGAATTTATGCAAAAACTTTCCGCCTACGCGGTTGGTGGTCTTACGGTAGCCTCTCTGATGAGCTTTCTCATGCCCGATTACAAAGGTGGCATTCAAATTAAAGCGGACGATTCTCGCTTAAAATCAGAATACGTAAATTATTCCTCTACTAAAGGAGGCGGTACCATTAAGGCCTTGTTGTCCCGGCCCGCCGATGCTAAAAAGAAATTAGGGGGCATTATTGTAGTTCACGAAAACCGGGGTTTAAATCCGCACATTGAAGACGTAGCCAGAAGAGCAGCTTTAGCCGGATTCATTTCCATTGCGCCGGATGCTTTAACGCCCTTAGGCGGTTATCCGGGCAATGATGATCAAGGTAGAGAGTTGCAAAGTAAACGCGACCGAAATGAAATGTTGGAAGATTTTATCGCGGCTTATGACTATTTAAAAAATAACAAGGATTGTAATGGTAAAGTAGGAGTAGTCGGTTTTTGCTTCGGTGGTTGGATTGCCAATATGATGGCCGTGCGTATTCCGGATCTAGCCGCCGCTGTACCCTTTTATGGCGGCCAGCCAGAAGTAGCAGATGTTCCAAAAATCAAGGCACCTTTGTTATTACACTATGCCGCCCTGGATACCCGCGTGAATGAAGGATGGCCGGCGTATGAAAAAGCCCTGAAAGAAAATAAAAAAGAATACACCGCTTACATGTACGAGAATGCCAATCATGGCTTTCATAACGATACCACTCCCCGTTACGACAAAGCGGCGGCAGAGCTTGCCTGGAAACGTACCATCGATTTTTTTAACACAAAATTGAAGTAA
- a CDS encoding HupE/UreJ family protein codes for MPNSVVLLNIQSDRIDAEVQIPLSELQAAFGHAVNDSSTGLVARLGPDLREYLSQHIRPVSLNGQPWAVAVGALKVQETKNPINGTYRELTAQVRLVPPVGQDVRQFVFRYDAVLHQVVTHKILVSVRQDWVRGQVVEESPAQVGVIELDIINNRIPTLPVNLKTGSLWTGFRAMVQLGIRHIAEGTDHLLFLLVLLLPAPLLVTGSKWHGFGGVRYSLRRLLLIVTAFTIGHSFTLLLGTLAWVKLPSQPVEILIAVSILVSAVHAIRPLFPGREAWVAGGFGLVHGLAFADTLTNLHLESGPLLWSLFGFNLGIELMQLSIVALVIPWLILLSQTRIYKATRIVGAMLAGMAALAWVLERVSGQANIITIGVEQLADYAIWLVLGLALLAVTSWWQTHKAYSRTLPG; via the coding sequence ATGCCTAATTCCGTGGTACTACTCAATATCCAGTCCGACCGGATTGACGCCGAAGTGCAGATTCCTTTGAGTGAATTACAAGCTGCTTTTGGGCATGCGGTTAATGATTCTTCTACTGGTCTGGTGGCCCGGCTTGGCCCTGATTTGCGGGAATACTTATCTCAGCACATTCGACCGGTAAGCCTCAACGGCCAACCTTGGGCTGTAGCAGTGGGGGCATTAAAAGTACAAGAAACCAAGAACCCAATTAATGGCACTTACCGCGAATTAACGGCCCAAGTTCGATTAGTACCACCAGTCGGGCAAGATGTTAGGCAGTTTGTATTTCGCTACGATGCAGTTCTTCATCAGGTCGTCACGCATAAAATTCTGGTTTCTGTTCGGCAAGATTGGGTGCGGGGGCAGGTAGTGGAAGAGTCTCCGGCCCAAGTAGGCGTTATTGAACTGGATATTATTAATAACCGGATACCAACTCTGCCGGTGAACCTGAAAACGGGTAGCCTCTGGACGGGATTTCGGGCGATGGTACAGCTCGGAATTCGCCATATTGCCGAAGGTACAGACCATTTACTTTTTTTACTAGTGCTTCTACTGCCGGCTCCTTTGCTGGTTACAGGTAGTAAATGGCATGGGTTTGGGGGAGTGCGTTATAGCCTTCGGCGTTTGCTGCTGATTGTAACTGCTTTTACTATTGGGCACTCATTCACTTTGCTATTGGGTACGCTAGCATGGGTAAAGTTGCCCAGCCAACCGGTAGAAATTCTCATTGCCGTGTCTATCCTGGTTTCCGCGGTACACGCCATTCGGCCCCTTTTTCCTGGTCGGGAGGCATGGGTGGCAGGTGGTTTTGGCTTGGTGCATGGATTAGCTTTTGCCGATACTCTCACCAACCTGCACCTTGAATCTGGTCCGCTGTTGTGGAGCCTATTTGGCTTTAATCTAGGTATTGAGTTAATGCAATTAAGTATTGTTGCCTTGGTAATTCCCTGGCTGATATTATTAAGTCAAACCCGTATTTATAAGGCTACCCGAATAGTGGGAGCAATGCTGGCGGGAATGGCAGCATTGGCCTGGGTGCTGGAACGGGTATCAGGTCAAGCCAATATTATAACTATCGGGGTTGAACAACTCGCTGATTACGCAATTTGGCTGGTGCTTGGTTTAGCACTGTTGGCTGTTACCAGTTGGTGGCAAACCCATAAAGCCTATTCCAGAACTTTACCTGGATAA
- a CDS encoding DUF3500 domain-containing protein, translated as MRKHFVIYALPAVLLLNVITGCKENEDDSTTTPDFSTSITTVLSNTTSANTTCGSATGLAKVVCLAESFKSTLDATQLSAVQLTYSKANAQRWSNLPEGLYRNRVGLDLASLDETQLAAFRDMMVAVLTLNTSNEGYDEMLGNLVADDYLNTAGGGSTYGAGNYYLAFLGIPSVTGLWELQFGGHHYTFANTYNNGTIAGVTPSFRAIEPMDAVSANNKNYQPMEQERQAFAAMLGALSSAEQTTAKLSSSFNDVLLGPGKDAQFPTTKQGLQVGSLSADKKTLVLNAIQLYTNDLDSETATAFLNKYTSELDNTYIAFAGSTAVTSENDYIRIDGPSVWIEFSYQGGIVIRGTPHPHSVWRDRTSDYGGQ; from the coding sequence ATGAGAAAACATTTTGTAATCTATGCTTTGCCAGCCGTGCTTCTGTTAAATGTTATAACTGGCTGTAAGGAGAACGAAGACGATTCGACTACAACACCTGATTTCTCCACCTCCATCACAACAGTATTGTCAAACACTACCAGCGCCAATACCACTTGCGGCTCAGCTACCGGCTTGGCAAAAGTGGTATGTCTGGCCGAATCTTTTAAGTCTACGCTTGATGCCACGCAATTATCGGCGGTACAGTTAACGTACAGCAAAGCCAATGCCCAGCGTTGGTCTAACTTGCCCGAAGGTTTATACCGTAACCGGGTGGGGCTGGATCTGGCGTCGCTAGATGAAACGCAATTAGCTGCCTTCAGGGACATGATGGTTGCAGTACTAACGCTGAACACCAGCAATGAGGGCTACGACGAAATGCTGGGTAATTTAGTTGCCGACGATTATCTAAATACTGCCGGTGGAGGTTCTACCTACGGTGCCGGTAATTACTACTTAGCTTTCTTGGGTATACCTAGTGTTACTGGTTTATGGGAGTTACAATTTGGCGGCCACCACTACACGTTTGCCAATACCTATAATAACGGTACCATTGCGGGTGTAACCCCTTCCTTTCGGGCCATTGAGCCTATGGATGCTGTTTCGGCCAATAACAAAAACTACCAGCCAATGGAACAAGAGCGACAAGCATTTGCGGCCATGTTGGGAGCCTTAAGCAGCGCGGAACAAACTACAGCCAAGCTTTCTTCCTCTTTTAACGACGTATTGCTAGGCCCGGGTAAAGACGCGCAGTTTCCTACTACTAAGCAGGGCCTGCAGGTAGGTAGTCTGAGTGCCGACAAGAAAACTTTGGTCCTGAATGCCATTCAGTTATACACAAATGACCTGGATAGCGAAACAGCTACTGCCTTCCTGAACAAATACACTTCCGAGCTGGATAATACCTACATTGCCTTTGCGGGTTCAACCGCCGTTACCTCAGAGAATGACTATATCCGCATTGATGGTCCGAGTGTCTGGATTGAGTTTTCGTATCAGGGGGGCATTGTGATCCGGGGTACTCCGCACCCACATTCCGTATGGCGCGACCGTACCAGCGACTATGGCGGGCAATAA
- a CDS encoding LutC/YkgG family protein: MVMHSREKILDAVKRNQPENTSLPAIPFFEQPFTDLAQKFSEVVQAIGGEVHPVSSYAQINTILKEEFGNKTIFTSAKELTELVDTGITYANAHAFADLELAVVEAHLAVAENGAVWVTEDLLQERALPFIAQHLALIIHPENIVPTMHDAYAKIGTLDYGFATFIAGPSKTADIEQSLVLGAHGPKSLLVFLLTK; this comes from the coding sequence ATGGTCATGCATAGCCGCGAAAAGATATTAGATGCCGTAAAAAGGAATCAACCGGAAAATACAAGTTTACCCGCTATTCCGTTTTTTGAGCAGCCTTTTACCGATTTAGCACAAAAGTTTTCGGAAGTGGTACAAGCCATAGGAGGGGAGGTGCACCCGGTTTCTTCTTATGCCCAAATAAATACGATTTTAAAAGAAGAATTTGGCAATAAAACCATATTTACTTCGGCAAAGGAATTAACCGAATTAGTGGATACCGGCATTACTTACGCCAACGCCCATGCTTTTGCCGACTTAGAGTTAGCCGTGGTGGAAGCTCATTTAGCCGTAGCCGAAAATGGTGCTGTTTGGGTAACGGAGGATTTGTTGCAGGAACGGGCCTTACCGTTTATTGCCCAGCACCTGGCGTTAATTATCCATCCGGAAAATATTGTACCGACTATGCACGATGCTTACGCTAAAATCGGAACATTGGATTATGGGTTCGCCACCTTTATTGCCGGTCCTTCTAAAACCGCCGATATCGAGCAATCGTTGGTGCTGGGTGCCCACGGTCCAAAAAGCCTTTTAGTTTTCCTTTTAACTAAATAA
- a CDS encoding LutB/LldF family L-lactate oxidation iron-sulfur protein, protein MPKTIAEHPALADKFNQDEERVNWHDQTLWWVRAKRDKAAHTLPEWEELRNLASQIKHNVLANLSEYLIQFEENALKNGIQVHWAADAQEHNAIVKSILQKQGVSQLVKSKSMLTEECHLNEYLQQEGIEVIDTDLGERIVQLAEEPPSHIVLPCIHKKKEEIGELFHLHLGTPAGNADPDFLTAAARLHLREKFLTRKIAITGVNFAIAETGEFVVCTNEGNADMGAHLAEVHIACMGIEKLIPLRRHLGVFLRLLTRSATGQPITTYSSHFKKPRPGQEMHIVLVDNGRSRQLGRKDFRNSLKCIRCGACMNTCPVYRRSGGHSYHNAIAGPIGSILAPNLNMKDYADLPFASTLCGSCTNVCPVKIDIHDQLYKWRQVLVQEGYAPAAKKAAMQGMAFTFSHPAFYRMAGKTGKWFMKTTPFVINNNLNPWFKQRDMPEPPKESFHDWYKKNRQQNGHA, encoded by the coding sequence ATGCCTAAAACAATAGCCGAACACCCCGCCTTAGCAGATAAATTTAACCAGGATGAAGAACGGGTAAACTGGCACGACCAGACTTTGTGGTGGGTGCGGGCCAAACGCGATAAAGCCGCCCATACCTTACCCGAATGGGAAGAATTACGCAACCTGGCCTCCCAGATTAAGCACAATGTTCTGGCTAATTTGAGCGAATATTTAATTCAGTTTGAAGAAAACGCTTTAAAAAATGGTATTCAGGTGCATTGGGCCGCCGATGCGCAAGAACATAATGCCATTGTGAAAAGTATTTTGCAAAAGCAGGGCGTATCGCAGCTCGTCAAGAGCAAATCCATGCTCACCGAAGAATGTCACCTGAACGAGTATCTTCAGCAGGAAGGAATAGAAGTAATTGATACCGATTTAGGAGAACGCATTGTGCAATTAGCGGAAGAGCCGCCTAGTCATATTGTATTACCGTGTATTCATAAAAAGAAAGAAGAAATAGGAGAGTTGTTTCACCTGCATTTGGGCACCCCGGCCGGAAATGCCGATCCGGACTTTTTAACCGCCGCCGCCCGTTTGCATTTACGCGAAAAATTCCTGACCCGTAAAATAGCTATTACCGGCGTTAATTTTGCCATAGCTGAAACCGGGGAGTTTGTGGTGTGTACGAACGAAGGCAACGCCGATATGGGAGCCCACTTAGCTGAGGTACATATTGCCTGTATGGGCATTGAAAAACTTATTCCGCTCCGCCGGCATTTGGGAGTATTTTTGCGCCTGTTAACCCGTAGCGCTACCGGTCAGCCCATTACTACTTACAGCAGTCATTTTAAAAAGCCCCGGCCTGGCCAGGAAATGCATATTGTGCTGGTTGATAATGGGCGCAGCCGCCAATTAGGCCGCAAAGATTTCCGTAATTCTTTAAAATGTATCCGGTGCGGCGCCTGCATGAATACCTGCCCGGTTTACCGCCGAAGCGGAGGGCACAGTTATCACAATGCCATTGCCGGACCCATTGGCTCTATTCTGGCGCCCAACCTGAATATGAAAGATTACGCCGATTTACCATTTGCCTCAACGTTGTGCGGCTCGTGCACTAATGTTTGTCCGGTAAAGATTGATATTCACGATCAGTTGTACAAATGGCGGCAGGTCTTGGTACAGGAAGGATATGCCCCTGCTGCTAAAAAAGCAGCGATGCAGGGAATGGCTTTTACTTTTAGTCACCCGGCTTTTTACCGGATGGCGGGTAAAACCGGCAAATGGTTTATGAAAACTACTCCTTTTGTAATTAATAATAATTTAAACCCTTGGTTTAAGCAACGCGATATGCCCGAACCTCCCAAGGAATCTTTCCACGATTGGTATAAAAAAAACCGCCAGCAGAATGGTCATGCATAG
- a CDS encoding (Fe-S)-binding protein, protein MTIGLFIPCYVDQFYPKAAIATLELLEKQGLQVVYPFNQTCCGQPMANSGFAHLTQGCNNLFMQNFKDVDYIVSPSGSCVLHIKDHLHAENAADEPVAHHIRKRIYELTEFLTDILKIENLKARFPYKVGMHQSCHGQRGLKISQMSELVAEPFSKPEKLLRMVEDLELIELSRKDECCGFGGTFCVTEEAISAKMGKDRVKDHLEHGAEFITGADMSCLMHLEGILRRQKSKVQVKHIAEILNSYA, encoded by the coding sequence ATGACAATAGGCTTATTTATTCCTTGTTACGTGGATCAGTTTTACCCGAAGGCGGCGATTGCTACTTTGGAGCTGTTGGAAAAACAAGGACTACAAGTGGTGTATCCTTTTAATCAAACGTGTTGCGGTCAGCCCATGGCAAATTCCGGCTTCGCGCACTTAACCCAAGGCTGCAATAATTTGTTTATGCAAAATTTTAAAGACGTAGACTATATTGTTTCGCCCTCGGGCAGTTGTGTGTTGCATATTAAAGACCATTTACACGCGGAAAATGCTGCTGACGAGCCAGTTGCTCACCATATCCGGAAAAGAATTTATGAGCTGACGGAATTTTTAACGGATATCTTAAAAATAGAAAATTTAAAGGCCCGATTCCCGTACAAAGTAGGCATGCACCAGAGTTGCCACGGACAAAGAGGTTTAAAAATTTCGCAGATGAGCGAACTGGTAGCCGAACCATTCTCCAAACCCGAGAAATTATTGCGCATGGTAGAAGACCTGGAACTGATTGAATTGAGCCGTAAAGACGAATGCTGTGGATTTGGCGGCACCTTTTGTGTAACCGAAGAAGCTATCAGCGCCAAAATGGGAAAAGACCGGGTAAAAGATCACCTGGAGCACGGCGCCGAGTTTATAACCGGAGCCGATATGAGTTGTTTAATGCACCTGGAAGGCATTTTACGACGTCAAAAAAGTAAAGTACAGGTAAAACATATTGCCGAAATCTTAAATAGCTATGCCTAA
- a CDS encoding PadR family transcriptional regulator: protein MGRTYLGEFEELVLLTVASRKEEAYGAALTQTIHQQTGRIVVLSAVHVALYRLEEKGLVTSSLGGATQERGGRRKRLFRITAYGLQVLTEIRQVREELWQLIPKNIQPFSL, encoded by the coding sequence ATGGGGAGAACTTATTTAGGAGAATTTGAAGAGTTAGTTTTATTAACCGTAGCCTCCCGTAAAGAAGAGGCGTACGGGGCCGCCCTCACCCAAACCATTCACCAGCAAACGGGGCGGATCGTGGTCCTGAGTGCCGTGCACGTCGCCTTGTACCGGCTAGAAGAGAAAGGTCTGGTTACTTCCTCGCTGGGAGGAGCGACCCAGGAAAGAGGGGGACGCCGGAAAAGATTGTTTCGCATCACGGCTTACGGCCTGCAAGTACTAACGGAAATCCGGCAGGTACGCGAAGAATTGTGGCAACTAATCCCAAAAAACATCCAGCCTTTTTCGCTATGA
- a CDS encoding ABC transporter permease — translation MKMKLQPPAWLDQLLTWRLPAEQLEEVQGDLHELYNQWTEEKGKRKAQWQYTLSVLSFLRPLPKRNSHFSQTNYSSLIFQSDMIRSYLKIAFRTLARNKVYSAINVMGLSIGLAAAMLIMLYTKDELSYDRFHRNNPHIYRITGKNITPEGKVSNLMASTGLFQGPKFAAAVPEIQSFVRFHENRHDLKRGQEIISQTILRADSSFFSIFSFPLRRGNPKTALQQPNSVVISEKMAEQQFGTTDALGKVIFLKDSFAKDSQFAPYLITGVARNSPQNSSIKFDVLLPFVEKKEDMQDNENWFNIFLNTFVVLRPDANIKAVEAKMNRVYQADAKEAILKAAEKYGFKDRQEFSLQPFTAMHLSKDLPADNGLVDASNPMFSYILSGIAVFILLIACINFINLTVARSLKRAREIGVRKVMGGGRLQLTVQFLGESYVLCFLAFLSALALVYLTLPTFNQLANKALSLSYLLDTKLVMGYLALFLVTGLLSGFYPALVLSSYNPVQTLYNRFNLVGKNYLQKFLVVLQFAIASFLIIGTLTIYSQFNYLTRKNLGYDDKHVISVEKANLTRPEAKLLQEQLTQNPNILAVAPKNGGRWGTLAKVNGDAEINFEYETVDPAYLSLFKIPVIAGRNFSRTHPSDSVKSVLVNEAFVEQAGWKAPLGQTVDFWYNNEKYTVIGVVKNYHYAALNEKIGPQLFTMRAKNGYGKIFLKIKPQTESASLQYLEETFTKLFPLHAYKYEFLDENNLKKYEAEAKWKQIMLFGALLTIFISCIGLFGLATFTAEQRTKEIGIRKVLGASVTSIVRLLSSDFLKLVGFSFVFAFPAAYYATAKWLQNYPYRIDISAWTFVIAAVSAVLVAFCTVSFQSIRAARVNPVKNLRSE, via the coding sequence ATGAAAATGAAACTGCAACCACCGGCCTGGCTCGACCAGCTTTTAACCTGGCGCCTCCCTGCCGAACAGTTGGAGGAAGTACAGGGGGATCTGCACGAATTATACAATCAATGGACCGAAGAAAAAGGGAAAAGAAAAGCCCAATGGCAATATACCCTTTCTGTCTTGAGCTTCTTACGGCCTCTGCCCAAACGGAATAGCCACTTTTCCCAAACTAACTATTCATCCTTAATTTTTCAATCCGATATGATTCGTAGTTATTTAAAAATTGCTTTTCGCACTCTGGCGCGCAACAAAGTTTACTCGGCTATTAACGTGATGGGGCTCAGTATTGGCTTAGCGGCCGCCATGCTGATCATGCTCTATACCAAAGATGAACTCAGCTACGACCGTTTCCATCGCAATAACCCGCACATTTACCGGATTACCGGCAAGAATATTACCCCGGAAGGTAAAGTCAGCAATTTGATGGCCAGTACCGGTTTGTTCCAAGGACCAAAATTTGCAGCAGCCGTGCCGGAAATTCAGTCCTTTGTTCGCTTTCATGAAAACCGTCATGACCTGAAGCGAGGGCAAGAAATTATTAGTCAAACTATTTTGCGAGCGGATTCCAGTTTCTTTTCCATCTTTTCCTTTCCGCTGCGGAGAGGCAATCCTAAAACGGCTTTGCAACAACCTAATTCGGTGGTGATTTCGGAAAAAATGGCCGAGCAACAGTTCGGAACCACGGATGCCCTGGGCAAAGTCATTTTCTTAAAAGATTCCTTTGCCAAAGACAGCCAATTTGCACCCTACCTGATAACCGGAGTGGCTCGAAATTCCCCGCAAAATTCGTCGATAAAGTTTGATGTGCTGCTGCCGTTCGTAGAAAAAAAAGAAGACATGCAAGACAACGAGAACTGGTTTAATATCTTCTTGAACACTTTCGTAGTACTGCGCCCGGATGCAAACATTAAAGCGGTGGAAGCAAAAATGAACCGCGTTTATCAAGCGGATGCCAAAGAGGCTATCCTGAAGGCGGCGGAAAAATACGGATTTAAAGACCGGCAGGAATTTAGTTTACAACCTTTCACGGCCATGCACCTGAGTAAAGATTTACCGGCCGATAATGGGCTAGTGGACGCGAGTAATCCGATGTTCAGTTACATTTTATCCGGTATTGCGGTGTTCATTTTACTAATTGCCTGTATTAACTTTATTAATTTAACCGTAGCGCGGTCGCTCAAGCGGGCCCGGGAAATTGGTGTCCGGAAGGTAATGGGAGGTGGACGTTTGCAACTAACGGTTCAATTTCTGGGCGAATCGTACGTGTTATGTTTCCTGGCCTTTTTATCGGCTTTGGCTTTGGTGTACCTAACTTTGCCTACTTTTAATCAACTGGCCAATAAAGCCCTTTCGCTTTCTTATTTACTCGATACCAAATTGGTGATGGGCTATTTAGCATTATTCCTGGTAACCGGACTATTATCTGGTTTTTATCCAGCGTTGGTGCTATCGAGTTATAATCCCGTTCAGACCTTGTACAATCGATTTAACTTAGTGGGTAAAAATTACTTGCAGAAGTTTCTGGTGGTGCTGCAATTTGCTATTGCCTCCTTTCTGATTATTGGAACGCTAACGATTTATTCGCAATTCAATTATCTCACCCGTAAAAACCTGGGTTATGATGATAAGCATGTCATAAGCGTTGAAAAGGCAAATTTAACCCGACCAGAAGCAAAGTTATTGCAAGAACAATTAACGCAGAATCCAAACATTTTAGCCGTTGCTCCCAAAAATGGCGGCAGATGGGGAACCCTGGCTAAAGTCAACGGCGATGCGGAAATTAATTTTGAATACGAAACCGTTGATCCGGCCTATTTGTCCTTGTTCAAAATTCCGGTAATAGCCGGACGAAACTTTTCGCGCACTCATCCTTCTGATTCGGTAAAATCGGTACTGGTGAATGAAGCATTTGTGGAACAAGCAGGCTGGAAAGCGCCCCTTGGACAAACGGTAGATTTTTGGTACAATAATGAAAAATACACCGTAATTGGCGTAGTGAAAAATTATCATTACGCTGCGTTAAATGAGAAAATCGGTCCCCAACTATTCACGATGCGAGCAAAGAATGGCTATGGGAAAATCTTCCTCAAAATTAAACCGCAAACCGAAAGTGCGAGCCTGCAGTACCTGGAAGAAACATTTACCAAGCTATTTCCCCTTCACGCCTACAAGTATGAATTTCTGGATGAAAATAATTTAAAAAAGTACGAAGCAGAAGCCAAATGGAAACAGATCATGCTATTTGGCGCGCTCCTAACTATTTTTATTTCCTGCATCGGTCTTTTTGGGTTAGCTACGTTTACCGCCGAACAGCGCACGAAAGAGATTGGCATTCGCAAAGTGCTGGGTGCTTCGGTCACCAGTATAGTCCGTTTACTTTCTTCTGACTTTCTGAAATTAGTTGGTTTCTCCTTTGTATTTGCCTTCCCGGCGGCATATTACGCCACTGCCAAGTGGCTACAAAACTATCCTTACCGCATTGATATAAGCGCCTGGACCTTTGTAATAGCGGCCGTATCAGCTGTTTTAGTTGCCTTTTGCACGGTTAGCTTTCAATCCATTCGGGCAGCACGCGTGAACCCGGTGAAAAATCTACGGAGTGAATAA
- a CDS encoding alpha/beta hydrolase has translation MKTDNPSLINSLESGNLANSRAFNRRTFMQLAGLGLGGLLLGSCKDNPPNPSPISWQPHALTPVFYGFKDYSATDGVPGKCRVFYPSIDGSPQNAAILPARYLYPLIILAHGHCDEMNHYTKWFQLPAQLARCGYVVVVPEMPGISIHPSHPEHPSLTRLGQIVTWMRLGWPHSNLLYSSAVHTGIIGHSFGALLAARFASMNQLAAFVSIAGVWEDWPSGPLPIQGWNKPSLFVRGTDDWFTNVSNTLWSSLALQKHLAIFKDGRHWDYLQSGTSSCENGRGPCTRTPVITADVISMFFAKYLPPKYTSALSLRIPDSLIPPLPLQLTFEQEFYAGAHLTGFPISNGSGCTLTLSWETYNGSGSA, from the coding sequence ATGAAAACAGATAATCCATCCCTTATAAACAGTTTAGAATCTGGCAACCTGGCAAATTCCCGTGCCTTTAACAGACGCACCTTTATGCAGTTAGCCGGCCTGGGCTTAGGCGGACTTTTATTAGGAAGCTGTAAAGATAATCCCCCAAATCCTTCGCCCATTAGCTGGCAGCCACACGCCTTAACCCCGGTATTTTACGGATTTAAAGACTATAGTGCCACCGACGGGGTACCGGGTAAATGCCGGGTATTTTACCCGAGTATCGATGGTTCGCCCCAAAATGCTGCTATTTTACCGGCCCGTTACCTTTATCCGCTTATAATTCTAGCCCACGGCCATTGCGACGAAATGAATCATTATACGAAGTGGTTTCAATTACCGGCTCAACTGGCCCGGTGTGGCTACGTGGTAGTGGTGCCCGAAATGCCCGGTATTTCTATCCATCCTTCCCACCCGGAACACCCTAGTTTAACCCGCCTGGGCCAAATAGTAACCTGGATGCGATTGGGCTGGCCGCATAGTAATTTACTTTATTCTTCGGCGGTGCATACGGGTATAATCGGTCATTCCTTTGGCGCTTTGCTGGCGGCCCGATTTGCCAGCATGAATCAATTAGCCGCTTTTGTTTCCATTGCCGGGGTGTGGGAAGATTGGCCATCCGGACCCTTGCCTATTCAAGGCTGGAATAAGCCTTCCTTATTTGTCCGGGGAACCGATGATTGGTTTACCAATGTGAGTAATACCTTATGGTCCTCCCTGGCCCTGCAGAAGCACCTGGCTATTTTTAAAGATGGCCGCCACTGGGATTATTTACAATCCGGCACCAGTTCCTGCGAGAATGGCCGCGGGCCATGTACCCGAACCCCGGTAATAACCGCCGATGTAATTTCCATGTTCTTTGCCAAATACCTGCCACCTAAGTATACCTCGGCTCTGAGTCTGCGGATACCCGACAGCCTGATTCCACCCTTGCCGCTGCAACTCACTTTTGAACAAGAGTTTTATGCCGGCGCTCATTTAACCGGATTCCCTATTTCCAATGGTTCTGGTTGTACCTTAACTTTATCTTGGGAAACTTATAACGGAAGCGGCAGTGCCTAA